CCTCCCTGCCAAGTCACACTTCTTGGATGAACATTCATTATTGCAAGCAGCTGTGTGGAAATGAAATCTCTTGATCTATcctgtgcttttaaaaaaaaaaaaaaaagctattaatgaatgaattgatGTCATGCATATGCacatcttttacatttaaattgcatctttttgtacattttatacATCTGACAATGAAGTATGTGGAGAAGACGAAATGCTCAAATTAAACCTTCCATTGTGGAAGAAACGAGgtttgtggcagtttcttgcaaacattcatttaataattctattgaacactgtacatggagcaATGATATATAAATTTTAGTACAAACAATTATTTAGGTCCATTTTGCATTGacagaaaatatttacaaaaggcATATCAGTTTAATTTCAACATTAAACTAAAACTATTTCCTCAGGGTTTAGAGCTTAAGACATCCATGTAAatgtcatgatagaaatgatcaagCTTTTCTCTCATTGACAGGATAAGCTCCTCATCTCTAAAGATTCTCTCAACTGTAAAGTCAGTGTGGGAATCTGTAATAaaatcacaccactgaagtccGCTTACAGCCAATTGGCCTTGAACCTGATAATAGTATTTGTGACTCTTCTTAAGGCAGGCCTGACCTTTAAGTGCGATTAGGTGTTTAGCTTGTGCGGCATTTTTAACATCGTAACTCTTTACCTCAGCTAACCCAAATGGCGGTGTTTCCTTTGGGTTGAAGACTTTAGCATCAGGGCTGGCTCCGAGGTGAGGTGCATCAGGGTGGATGATGAACCcacactgcagcacagagaCATCACACAAATCTGAATATTGCCTCAGTATTTCAGGTTCCAGATCCAACCCCCTTTTCATAGCACCTGTCTGGGGAGTTCCTCTCAGAATATATGCTGGAGGCTAGGCAGTGATCCAACACAGCAATGCTCGTTGTTGCCACATTTTTGATATGAGCGTGATGGATTTATGGACACTAAGAGGTGACAGCGCTGTCTGCTCCCTGGTggactgtgttaaaaaaaaaaaaaaaaatgctggccTTGAGTACACTAAAAAATACTGCATCTGATTTCAGCAGTTGCTATTCTCTTGAATGTTCTGAATTTCATGGATAAGAATGAAGCATGCGTATAAAAAAACTTGTAATTCGTTTGTTTAAGGTGTAAGGTTTTCAGTGAATTATGGGGTCATACTGTGTGAGAGTTGCttgctgtgtctctctgtaGGAAACCAGAGCAAACCTGGTCCCCAGGCTGGTTTGGAAGAACCTCTCGTTCCAATTCAAAAGTAAAATGTACATGTTGCATTCATTTAGGGCCAGAATTTGTTTGACAAAGATACCATTTTTGTAAATTTGCCTGTGCACACCACCACAttagattttaaatcaatcactatatgattgaagtgcagactttcagctttatttcaaaGGGTTTAAACATTTTAGCAGGAACTATTTaagagttacagccatttttatacaactCAAATACTCCACAGTACTCCAAATAACTGGACAATTGGCTGATatgcagtttcatggccaggtgaggcctgttccccTGTTATTTCATGCcaaatgaagcagacataatatctgaaattgattctaaaaaatctgaaaaaaataaaccaaacctATCAGAGACAGCaaaactttcaaagtaaaatcatgggtcactagtgtttattgatgatgcgACTGCTGATAGAGGCAGCAGGATGGATTGTGAAGTGTACTGGGCTATGCTCTCCACTTGGATTcagacaaatgctgcaaaactgattggaCAGTACTACACAATGTAAAAGGATAATGGCCCAAAGCAAATAGTAAAAGCAACCCAAGATATTCTCAGggtaaagaaatgggatattcttcaatggccaagtcagtcacctgatctcaacaaAGCAGCTTTCATTACTGAAGAAAAATTGAAggcagagacccacaaacaagcaactGCAGATGACTGCAGTAAAGCCCtaagcagagcatctcaagagAGGATCCAcaacatttggtgatgtccattcATTCTCGTCTTCAAGCATTCATTCAAAGACTTCAAGTTAAAACAATCCTTACGTCTAAAACAATGATGCTTTGTTAATTGTCCAATTAATTTCGAGTCTCTGAAAATGGAGAACTATTAATAAAAATGACTCTAAACAATGCAAATTTTTGTAAAACCCTTTgagttaaagctgaaaatcgGCACTTCAAGCACACATCGTTTAAAATCCAATATGGTGGTGCACAGAAGCAAATTCTGGACCCATCCTAAGGTGTGCACGCCTGCACTGCACAGacattaagaatggatgtttgTATGGATGTACAAGATGTCTCAAGTATTCACAGATTCTGGATTTGTAATGACAGAGGATGTACTGATTTTAAAACCTTTTGAGCAGATAAACTGAAATTTTCATATGTGGAAATCATATCTGACACAAATGATTTTTAGAGATGTATAAAAAACATGGCTGCAGAACATTTAAGTAGATCAAACAGATCCTGGGTTACCCAGTAAAAAAGCATCTGAGTGCATTTATACTTTCAAAAACCAAGACACTAAAAAGAgaaagttttattaaaaatggcACATTTATTGCTACATTACTGTTATATACACAACAGTTCTCAATATCtactttatatataaaaaaataggaAACTGGAGGCACTTTGAGGACTTAGCCTACATAGATGTTGCCCCCAAACATGAGTGAAGACAGATCTGTAGCAGGTCGCCtgttgtggaggacagaaaaggTCAGGTGCTTGTGTTTTGATACAGGGTTACTGCAGACACATCTTTCatatgtaaagaaataaaaagtctTTAGTAGCAATAAACcacatcacaaaaacacaatgttgTTGTGGGGGGAAAAGACCAGAATAAGTGGTAAAGAAAAATTATATCTGAGGCTACCCCGATAGGCAAAATTTGTGAAATAATGAGAAATACTGTTACATTTCAGTATCGGCTTGCAATGATAATGCTGATAAGGACATATCATACAGCTGTACATATGTATCAATTCACATGCCAGTTTAGAACAAAATCATAAGTAAAAATCTGAACACAAAAGATGTACAATTTTCAGCATCAAAGTTGTAGACCAGATAAGTCAGCTTACATctcttgacacacacacacacacacacacacacacacacacacacacagaagcacgtCACGGAGTGTGATTCTTCATTTAGGTATTTGAGACGCTGACAAGGGTTACTGAAGTGTATATGCTTTTATACATCTCTATTATAAAAAGGTACAACCTAGAACTCCTTAAATCCGCTGTGTAGCAGAGACGTATTCAGGCACTGGTGAGAACCAATATCAAAACTCCCGCAGTCAGGAAAATGACCAAGGCCACCCTTTTTGATTCATCTTAAGCTTAATATTATTATGAAACAACAAATGTTGTTGCAGATTGTGCAGATCACCACCCCCCCTTCCTCCAAAATTAATCAACAGGCTCaaagagcctgaagcagaaggGGGTaagccaaaggaaaaaaactgtcaaacagCAGAACAATCAAACTACAAACAGCCTGACAGGTTTGTGGTCAAATAgggagtaaaaaaataaaataagatagtCACAACATGTGATGCTGCAGCCAGACGATTCTTGTCATTTCTACCCCCCACACCTGGCACCCAAGAAAACACCTCACTTTGTTCCTGTAATCTAAACTGGGTCATCTTACACttaaaacaatttaaacaacaacaaaaaaaacaaaacatttcaaatgataCAAACAAAACTCTTACAACTATTTTacagagtaaaaaataaaacaaaaacaaaaacaatcacaaaTCAATTCTACAAAATGAAGATCCTTGTAACAGGCTCTGCAATTGTTCCAAAggggaaggaaaacaaacagaacaacaaaCGCTCAACACAGAGCAACCAAAACAAGTCAGTCAGTGGCAATAAATTCTCCAAAAGATAGCAGTAACACTCATGATCCCTTTAAATACTCAGTTATTTCTGTCTTCTAGCAAAATGTAATTTACCACAACACAAACTGCTCTGAGACTTGTGTTAAGTAGGTTTATCATGCTGTAACAGTGTCTTTATTCATGATTGGATGTGGGCGGGCTGATGCAGCTGAAACTGAGAACGATGCTCAAGTCCTCACAGGCGGGGTTGGGATGTCAGTATGCGCGGTTGATTCAACAGCACTGTGGGTTCTGCACTGAGTCACGTTTTCATGTCCGCAGTGAATCTCTCTCCGGCAGTCTTTCCGTTCCACTTGCATGGCAGTGACAGTAACAGACGTACAGGACTTTGAGTTCAGGTATCCACAGTTCAAGAGCAGAAATGAACCCAGTGCGAGTGTGCGACGCCTTTTCAGCCATGGTAATAAATGTAGGAAATGCAGCCCGGATTACCAGCATGTCAAATAGAGGAGTAAGCTCTTACTGGCAGGATATCTCCAAACCTACCTCTGTAATTCAGTCAAGAGCATATTTATGATTTCCATCAACCAAACACTATGCATTAAGCCCACTTCAGGCATAACTGAACAGAGACAAATCCGCCCTCTTTGCTTGTGAAGATGTAAGACCTCCTTTTCTGATGGGAATGCCAATAATTATCCACCAATACAAATCCTAACTTTGCTCACGTGAGCAATTGATCCAAATGCTTCATTTGATCCAAACAAGTTTTGCTCCCAAAGCATAaagcaatttttaaaatgtcttaCAAAACCATGATGATCATAATGTTTTATGTCCAGTTTCCACACTCTTTAAACCAGTGTCCTCGGTTTAATGTGTTGCTATGTGGAGATCAATAAAtctttcttcttcactttttgtattGGTGTACTTGTTATTCATCGTCAGGAATGTGGCCACCTGCTTTGTCAGtaaggtgtgtgcgtgtgtttcccAACAGTCAATTAACACGCTGAGATGCATGCCAATGAAATATTAAGGCCACTTGTTCTAAGGGCTGTACAATCGACAGGAActagaagagaaaagagaaaaaggttAATATCTTCTATTGAAACAAGCGCTGAAAACAATGTAAAAGACGTAGATGTTCTCACTGTAAACTCACCTGAGAGTTACATATGGCTCACAGGGTTGTGTCCATCTCCTCCTACAGCAGGGTGACCCCCACCAAGCTGCATCTGGGGGTCCACACCGGACACTTTCTCCTCTTCCCTCCTCTTGAGGCAGGCGGCCTTTGGGTTCAAATTACGCtctttgaagaaaaataaaaaaatacatattaattaaaaacacagaaaactggaCTTTTTAGGCTTAGAGAAATCCTTAAAGACCATAAAGCAGAGTTGTGAGCATACAAATGGGTTACTATAGAAGAGGGATATGACAAAAGAGAAAAGCAAGACATGAGAATGGCAAGTATAGCAAGAACTGCAGGTGTTTGGCAGAAAAGCAGGGATATACTTCCTCAGATGCTCTCCCTTTCGTctcctttcttttgtttttgtatgcGATACAGGCAAAGAGAAAGCCGCAATTCACACATTGGAACAGAATTAAAGAAGAGACTGTCCTTTAGGTGACTGACAACTTGTGTTCAGCTATGTCTGAAAGATGGCTGGCTGCCTGTGTGGATCAGACCGTAATGTATTGGCTGACCTACCTCGCACCTGCTTCTCCAGACCCAGTATGACCTGGACAGCCTGCTGCAGGATGACCAGCTTGGTCTGGGCCTTGTCGCTCTGCAGGTGGACCTGACACATCCTGCCCAGCTCTCTGAAGGCTTCGTTTATGTCACGAACACGCACTCTCTCCCTAGCGTTGTTAGCAAGGCGGCGGTCAcgctccctctgctccttctCCTCAGCCGTCAGGTTCTCATCGGTCACAGAGACAAGGCTGCAGCTGGGAGGACAAGTGGGGGTTGGAGGGGCTGGTTAACAAACCCAAATCACAACCCTCACTGACTCTAGGTAAGATGGTTTTGCTAAAATTGTAGTTACACTGGTTCAAAGAATTTAAACTAGTACTGTTCTGTTCCCTATCAGAGTTCTTGTTCTGTTACCTGGAAAATTTTGATCTTGACACTGACTGCAAACTCCCACAAAGAGACCAGTGACATTTCTAATGAAGATCTCAGTGGAGCAGGTCTGTACTGCAGGAGTGTGTGCGTgggcaaaatatgaaaaaattatAATGCACACCTTTTCATTCAGTGTGTGGGTTGAGGAAGCTCAACACTGAGGGACTTCAAGCCCAAACTGGATCAAAATGCAACAGTTGACCAGCATGACCAGGCTTAGGGTACCTAATCACCAAAAAATAGTTTTTGGTCATTTGGGTCCAGGGTGGAAGTTGAGGGGATTATTGTGACTGTCCAGCAGAATGAGAAAAGTTATGGCaagtgagacagaaaaggagagagaggaagcaaCACCCTCTGCCAAATGCATTACGTAGAAagacacagaagaaaaacatgagGAGATACACTGAAGGCATCATGTTAAATACATCAGCAGCAGGAGATGTATTTATCTGAATGAGAGGAAGAGTAGTTCGCTGCTGCCAtctgtaaagaaaatgaaaggggATGGGAGAGTGAATGGcgaaaccttttttttattttaaacagcatAGCAAAGTTAAAGAGttaatgcttgaaagaccaaAACATGCAGCACAAAGACAGTGCTACAAACATGAAAGCAAGGTAATACACAGCACAAAGCCCTGCTTTCATGCTATAAAGCATACTGTGAGAGGAAATTGTAAAACGGACATTAAAACGCTGAAATAACTTAAAATCGCTTTAGAGGTGAATACAAACATAATGAGATAacagtgaggagaaaaaaagcaaatgagtaaacaaaaaagtgttaatgCAGTCAAAAAGTGAAGCAGACAGACATGTAAGCAACCTTCCCTGGAAACAAGCAGCTAGCTATAAGTGAGGCGATGCAGAGCACACAGCAGTCCTGTGTGcattacagaaaaatgaaaatgttttaagatGTACTGAAGAATGGGCTTgtcctaaaaacagccacacagCTTCACTTGTTGCTCCCATGTCTTTGCTTTTTGGCCATTTTAGGAAACAGTGCACAAAGATTAATGTTTAAAATCACGTGGTATGTTTATGACTGCAGATGGAGTAATAATCATCCCAAAAAGACATCTTTAATGTCAGAATAGCAGGACATGGCAGGAGCTGCAAAGTGAAGCCATATgggagttttattttgtaaagttgCCCTTCCCTTCCACTTCCTTCCTCCTTGGACACCCACTGACCTCGAACTTGCTGCTCCAGGTTGAGTATAACGTTAACAGCCTGTTGCAGTATGATCAGTTTGGTTTGTGGTTTCTCATTGTTCAGATGGAGCTGACACATGCGGCCCAGCTCCTTAAAAGCCTCGTTGATGTCCCGCACACGTAGCCGTTCGCGGGCGTTGTTTGCCAACCTCCGCACTTTCTCCCGCTCAGCCTTAATCTCCACTGGTagatcttcatcatcatcatcctcatcatccaGACTAGTGAGGAGTCATGGTAGATGAGGAGGTAGGAAACAACAGTATGGGTACAGTTCACTAGTGTACATCTGTCCTGATAAAAGACACCATATTGCTAAAGCTACAAAATCTTTAGCAATAAATACCAACTACACTGAGTTCCTGTCAAATTTACAACAGTATGCTGAGCCAATAAAGAGTAATCTCTAACAAAAACGATTACATTAATAAGGTTTAAAAAGATTCTGGACACCTTGTACGAGGGCGggatttcatttcttttttctcgtCTTCTGACTTGTCTGTCATGGAGCAGTTCTCATCGTCCTCATTCAGCTCTTGTTTGATAGCAGCAGCGGAACGATTTATGTTACCAGGCAGGCCTGcacacagttcagaaacaaagcTACTGAGCACAAATTCTtataaaacacagaaagaaccaaaaaaaaaaataacattaaaaagtcAAAAGGAGGTGTAGTATTAGAATTCTTTGACATGCTGTACAAAATAGAAAGGTACCACGAAGAGAAAATCAtacctgaaaagccttcaggcTGAGAGCCCGGTGGCACAGATGCAGACCCATGGTGCCCATGCAAAAGTCCCCCACTAGATGGCAGACCAGCAGAGTCCTCATGGTGACTGGACACCTTGAAACAACACTTATTTTTAACACTGGCATAACAGTAGCAAAATGAGTATGCTACTTTCACGGTATACCTTCAATTTAAACTTAAATATTAAACTTAGTCAGCTTTTCTATCCTGCTATTCATAAATCTCACCATTCCCTGCAGGCGACTGGGAAGTCCCACAGCTGCGCTGCCGAAGGCCAGCGGTAACCCTAAGCCTGATGTGAGCAAACCGTGCATTTCAGCAAGTCCTGGCCCGTTGGCATGACGCTGAAGGACATTGATGGCTTCATCCAGATGATCCTCCAGTTTACTCTGCtagagagaaagaagaacagTTGATGATGAGGCATAAAGGCAGAAGTCAGAGCTCTCTCATAAAAATGAAGAGTGAGAAACTGACTCACCATAGACTGAATTCCCCCATCAAAGTTAGGTGAAGGTGTGGCCTGACCAGAAGATCGAGTCCactgggatgcagagccttgaGAAACCAAGATCACAGGgatattcagaaaaaaaaaagcccttaaATATGTAGCCGTCCTTGCAGGTTTGGCCTTTCAGTTGAAGATTAGCACTAATCTTTCCCAAGTTCAATGTGCAGCATGAAAACGACCCCGAACAAGTGTCAAAAAGAACCACCTTCGGCAACAAGTGGAACAGGAAGTCCTGGTACACAGCCCTGAATTCAACATCACTGACCCAGTGTGGgactgaagaagcagcttaAATCCCCAGCAGAACTGTAGCAAGTTCACAAGATGATTCAACAACCTGCCCAGCAGCTTAAAAGCTTTATGTAGAGAGAATTAAACATTACAGACAAAGGGACTTCATATAAAACCAACTAATTAGGAGGGTTTTTCTAATGTTCTTTAGTGAAGCTCCATCCTACAATATTGGGCTGCTTGTAGAGACTGATATTACACAACATCCATCTCACCATCTGagctgtcacacacattcaaagtTTTTCAGAGCTAGATTATAAAAGTCAGCTTGTGTAGTATATTGGCCTTTGccttctgatttctgctgcagctgtgtttcatCTGATTTTTAGTTGGTCAACAATCTTTGTGAtatgatttttcatttttgtgaatgCTGCCTATCAGGCCTTTAAATCTTCTAGTATTTCTTTTCCATGAGGAGTCATGATGCAGACATAGCGATAAGAACAGCCCCGTCCGTCCAAAATAGAAAGATCTCCTGTAATGTCACTGGCATGTAATGGTTGTACAATTAGGCTAACTGGAAATAACAGGCGTACTCAGTTTTGTATTAGTGATCTGGTTTTTAAGTTGTGTACCAGTTTAACTacttttgttgtgtttgatttcttttaggaactcatttttgtttttggctatTCCTAAGAGGAAAGTCTCTTTCTGACTAATGTCAATATTCAAAGTGATATAATTTTAATTCGTTTGACATTTAAATTATATGGCATAGGCTGTACTCACCTCTATCTATACTTTAAACCTAGTTGGAAAATCAAACAGTTTACCAATTTATATGCTGATGAAACTGACCTGAAAAacattattagtttcattttctGTAAGACTAAAACATTGATCCATAACATGAACCGCTACCCACTGGAAGATGCTTTAGAccagaaaatgcaaaaattacCATCTCAAGCTTTTCCCCCTCCATCACATAAGACTGCTGAACAAACAACTAGCATCATCTGAACTCACTGTTTAAACAGCTGTTCTGTTTTAACCACATGGCTCATGAGTAATTTTGACTCCAAGTCAATTACAGATCACAGTTCACTGTGGATATCATTAGTTATTAAGTGCAATGTATGTTTTAAtggtcaaaaataaaaatgaaatgcagagaTTTCTGAATAAGGTAAGACAGACTCACTGCCTTCACTGTAAGCAGACCAACCATGTTCACTGTCATGTGCAGCCAACCATCAAACTGCTGGGAAACTGAGAAAAACTGGTCTGTAATTTTATGAAACTGAACATGTGAAACTGCTGTGATGTGACAGTAAATGTAAAGATGTAGATACAGTAGATATACAATGGCATTCCCAAAGTACAGACTTAATATAAAATTTCAAAGAAAATTATTTCTCTATCTTATATGTATTGCtttcattacttttttattttttatagcaACAGAAGTGCTGATGTATTAGGTGGAGATGAGATCATGCATGGACTAAATGCATAGACAAATAGGGAAGCAACCCAcccctctttttatttttacggTATTTTCCCTTCCTCTCTCATAAGCTATATttgggtggtgtgtgtgtgagaaagatcAAGTGAAGGTTAAGCTGTGAATGGGGTAGTTATATCACCACAGTTATAGTACATCCAAATAAAATACCCTTGTTTGTGCCAGAAAAACCTGCAATTATGCCAAaggtttaaaaatatgaaaaaataaataaatacaattttacacacacacacaaatgtggcAACAGTTTGGTGATAAGAGACATTTCTTACAACTAACTTACAGCCAAATCTGGTGACCTGAATGTCAAGATAGTCTTGGATGCCAAACTTATCTCAGTTCTATGTTTGTACAGTGCCAATGCAAGAAAAAGGCCTTCATGAACTCAATGACACAAGTGACAAAAGTTCATGAACTAAGATTACTTCAGTCCATGTTTCTAACTTAAGATGGTAATCAGCACTATCCCATTTTAACCAAATCCAGCAGCTCACAAGATACATCAATGCAGTGTTTAATTATCCTGGTAATGTAAGTTGAAAGGATAAGTATTATAATTTATTGATGACACTGACTGaacctaaaacacaaaaaagttaACATCCctttacacacaaaattaaaggcTTACTTCCACTTTTAGCCCAACAGATGGAGCTACAATGTCACTTCAAACTGTTCAGACttagaataaaaacattaaatgtttcCAAGTACTTATCATGGCCTTGCAGGACAACACAGGAAAGAACAAATAAATGGGTTGAACAAACTAAGCTACAAAACAGCCACCTGACCTTGAGGCCTCAGGGTTAAAGGACTATAATCACTGACTCACCTGATACAGCCTGAGGAGAGCCAGAGGGAGTAGAAGGGGACGGAGGGAAAGCGTTGCTGTTTGTGTCTGAAGGATAGATCTGGACACAGAATTTTGGggctttaatttaataaaatgcaacatgaTCATTCCTGTGTATTATGCATCAGAACaatcatatttaatatttatagtCCATTATTATCACTTACAGATGCCAAAGCTTTTCCAATCTCGTCACCTGAACTTCCAGGTATTGCACCCTGATTTGCTAAATTTGGGGGGTGGGTGATAATCATGAATTAGAATAGTAGttcctttaaaagaaaacatcaacAGCACTTTTCGAGAAGAAAAGCGTACACATTAAAGGATTTACCCATAATGGTTTCGCTGCCAGTGATGGGGGGTGTGTGGCTGGGGACTCCAAAGCTGCTGGAGCCAGAGTGGAAGCCAGCAGGATGAGCCCCGTTCACTTCACTGCCATGCAGGGGGTAGTTTTGAGGAGAGAGGGGCAGAGGTTGCCGTTTCTTGAaagcaaaaacatgaaacaatttaaaaagagagacagacagaagctcttAATGATGCATTTGTCAACATGTGTGTTGTCGACCTCATCAACAAACCTAAGTGAGAATGCAGATCTTACCAGTCTGACCTGGGGGTTGATGGCAGTGAAGGGACCATGCTGGCTCAGATGGGGGGTGTTGCCCAGCACGGCAGAATAACCAGGCTGAACCATCGACCCGGCAGAGCCCCATGGGTCGGAGGGCGGGTGGAGGCCTTCTGTCAGGGAACATCCAGCAGAGTAAGGGGGGAAGCAATGAGGGCGAGGGAAAACCAGCCACAAGAGATAAAAGGACAATGAAGGCTACATATGAGACATGTCACATTACTGTGATCACTTCATTCAACCGTGATGCACCATTGAACACCCAGGCACCACAGGGTGTTTACTGGCAAACAACTACAGCAGCTACAGTTCATCTGCACTTCCAGAAGAATATAGCAGATAACTAATTTCCCAGCTGTACGAGTTACGAAGGAAAATAAAAGGTATTTATTGTCTATTACAGGTGTGCAATTTTCCTCTCAATTGACAAAGACCTTATAAAAGTGTTTTGGTCAGGCTGAACTTTTCAACCCAACACAGAGAACAAGGGGAGGTTCAAAACATGTTGTTTCAACTGACCTTGCATAAAGAATGGTGGTGGGTAGACGTTTCCTGTCTTGGAGCCTGTGTAGCAAGCATTGTCTCGGTTAAAATCCTCCCCTGAGGCTGATGTATAAacctacaaaaaacaaaacaaaacaaaataaaaaaaaacaaacaaacataaaaaacaaaaaacaaacccaaaacactGTTAATTTCAATGCGTGAACACTTAGCATGATAAAGCTAAATAACTGCTAA
This portion of the Archocentrus centrarchus isolate MPI-CPG fArcCen1 chromosome 17, fArcCen1, whole genome shotgun sequence genome encodes:
- the tcf3a gene encoding transcription factor 3a isoform X2, with protein sequence MAAVETDKELSDLLDFTAMFELPVSNGKNQPTTLNSPKFGGSGIDERNGSNSWGAGEQNSSSFNQGRGYAEEGLYGEQEGMASAPIFGSGIVGKAERRPYSSLGIQPAFMPTEIPIPSPDALSPSGAKPNSQFYSSYAGSNPRRRPSQDPIESQPKKIRKVPPGLPSSVYTSASGEDFNRDNACYTGSKTGNVYPPPFFMQEGLHPPSDPWGSAGSMVQPGYSAVLGNTPHLSQHGPFTAINPQVRLKRQPLPLSPQNYPLHGSEVNGAHPAGFHSGSSSFGVPSHTPPITGSETIMANQGAIPGSSGDEIGKALASIYPSDTNSNAFPPSPSTPSGSPQAVSGSASQWTRSSGQATPSPNFDGGIQSMQSKLEDHLDEAINVLQRHANGPGLAEMHGLLTSGLGLPLAFGSAAVGLPSRLQGMVSSHHEDSAGLPSSGGLLHGHHGSASVPPGSQPEGFSGLPGNINRSAAAIKQELNEDDENCSMTDKSEDEKKEMKSRPRTSCSLVSVTDENLTAEEKEQRERDRRLANNARERVRVRDINEAFRELGRMCQVHLQSDKAQTKLVILQQAVQVILGLEKQVRERNLNPKAACLKRREEEKVSGVDPQMQLGGGHPAVGGDGHNPVSHM
- the tcf3a gene encoding transcription factor 3a isoform X4 codes for the protein MAAVETDKELSDLLDFTAMFELPVSNGKNQPTTLNSPKFGGSGIDERNGSNSWGAGEQNSSSFNQGRGYAEEGLYGEQEGMASAPIFGSGIVGKAERRPYSSLGIQPAFMPTEIPIPSPDALSPSGAKPNSQFYSSYAGSNPRRRPSQDPIESQPKKIRKVPPGLPSSVYTSASGEDFNRDNACYTGSKTGNVYPPPFFMQEGLHPPSDPWGSAGSMVQPGYSAVLGNTPHLSQHGPFTAINPQVRLKRQPLPLSPQNYPLHGSEVNGAHPAGFHSGSSSFGVPSHTPPITGSETIMANQGAIPGSSGDEIGKALASIYPSDTNSNAFPPSPSTPSGSPQAVSGSASQWTRSSGQATPSPNFDGGIQSMSKLEDHLDEAINVLQRHANGPGLAEMHGLLTSGLGLPLAFGSAAVGLPSRLQGMVSSHHEDSAGLPSSGGLLHGHHGSASVPPGSQPEGFSGLPGNINRSAAAIKQELNEDDENCSMTDKSEDEKKEMKSRPRTSCSLVSVTDENLTAEEKEQRERDRRLANNARERVRVRDINEAFRELGRMCQVHLQSDKAQTKLVILQQAVQVILGLEKQVRERNLNPKAACLKRREEEKVSGVDPQMQLGGGHPAVGGDGHNPVSHM
- the tcf3a gene encoding transcription factor 3a isoform X3 codes for the protein MAAVETDKELSDLLDFTAMFELPVSNGKNQPTTLNSPKFGGSGIDERNGSNSWGAGEQNSSSFNQGRGYAEEGLYGEQEGMASAPIFGSGIVGKAERRPYSSLGIQPAFMPTEIPIPSPDALSPSGAKPNSQFYSSYAGSNPRRRPSQDPIESQPKKIRKVPPGLPSSVYTSASGEDFNRDNACYTGSKTGNVYPPPFFMQEGLHPPSDPWGSAGSMVQPGYSAVLGNTPHLSQHGPFTAINPQVRLKRQPLPLSPQNYPLHGSEVNGAHPAGFHSGSSSFGVPSHTPPITGSETIMANQGAIPGSSGDEIGKALASIYPSDTNSNAFPPSPSTPSGSPQAVSGSASQWTRSSGQATPSPNFDGGIQSMSKLEDHLDEAINVLQRHANGPGLAEMHGLLTSGLGLPLAFGSAAVGLPSRLQGMVSSHHEDSAGLPSSGGLLHGHHGSASVPPGSQPEGFSGLPGNINRSAAAIKQELNEDDENCSMTDKSEDEKKEMKSRPRTSLDDEDDDDEDLPVEIKAEREKVRRLANNARERLRVRDINEAFKELGRMCQLHLNNEKPQTKLIILQQAVNVILNLEQQVRERNLNPKAACLKRREEEKVSGVDPQMQLGGGHPAVGGDGHNPVSHM